CTTATAGGACAGTCCATACGTTTCCATTTTCGGAAAAAGGAAGCCGACAACTTTTTGAAAGAATGTCTCTCTTACTATTTCGTGATTCTTTACGTAGGCCAATGTCTTGCGGCAAATTGTATACTCTTCTCGGCAGGCGGGACACGATCTCAGGTGGTCTTCGATTTCGGCCTGTTTGTCGTTATGAAAATGGCTCTTCTTCTCCGCATATAAAGCAAGCTCTTCGGGATCGATATGGGAATCATCCAGTGCTTTCTTTATTCCGATACCCGCTTTCAGCAAGGAGATATCTCGAACTATCTCCCGGAGTTCGGAGTTCTGTTCAAACTCTTTTTCAAATTGCCTCTTTTCCTCATCCGATAGAGCCCCTCCGAGATACCTCTTTACTCTTTCTGTAAGACTTTTAAAATCCTGCATTCTTTTCCTCATCTATTAATGACATATATAGAGGCGAAAGAGACTCAACTTAGTTTGTCTTTTTTTAATAACATTTCTCTGATTTCTTTGGCTTTTTCGCGGCAGGACCAAAGCCGCCATTTGATATTTTCCTCACTCTTGCCGTTGCCCAGATTGTCCGCTATTTCCGAATAACTCATATCCCGATTTAAGTGCATACGCCACAATGTGATACATTCTCGCGGAAGCAGTCTCAAGACCCTGAATATCAATCTGCCCAATTGCTTTTTTTCCAGAATCTGCTCTGGGTTGAATAATTTTGTCGGAAGGTCCAGATCCTCAATGGCTGAATCGGTGAATTTCTGGTTGAAACGATAATAATCAATGCAGGTATGGTTTGCGATTTGCGCGATAAAGAACTTCAGTCCGGATCGCTGCTCAAAGCGCCCCTCAATCAATATGTTAAATAATTTATACCGAACATCCGATTTGATGTCATCAATATGGAATCCCAGCTTGCCCCTCCATTCGGCAAGACAAAGATCGATCATTTTCTCTATCGAATTGGAAGCATTTTTGTCTCCTTTTAGATAGTCCTTAATAAGCTTCGCGTCACTCATCAGGACCAAAATATATCGCTTTGGATATTTTTCCGCAAACTTTTTCCGGATTGGTTCGCCATTGGAGTAAGAAAATAAAAAAAAGAAAACTGCGAACCATAAACATAACTAATGAGAAAGGGAAAAGTCATGAAAAAGCTGACCACCATCGTTACCGCGGTCCTGCTTTTGGCTTTCATTGGGACCACCCATGCCCAGAGCCCCAATCCGCTTAAGGCCGATTCCCGGACAGTCACCATGGGGGTCGGATTTGGCGTCCCGTATGGCGTCCTGGGGACCAATACGGACATAAGTTTCTCCGATAACTTCAGTTCATCAATGGGTCTGGGAACGACAATTCTATCCGGAATGGCCTACAATTTTGGGATGAGATTCTTCCTTGCCCAGCCGGCCAGCACCTTCCGACCCAGGATTTCGGCCTTCTATGGCGTAAATTCGATTATTGAAAGCGGCTCATTCTTGATCGATGAATATGAGAGTTTCGAAGGGATCACATTAGGATTTGGCGCGGAAATGATGTTCGGCTCCTCGAAAGCCAATGGCCTTGATTTCGACATAATGTACATTGCCACAACCGGTTATGATGCCGACGAACTTCGCAGCCGTGGTTATGAAGTCTCCGGAGGGGCCAAAATATCGCTGGGGTATCGCCACGCCTTTTAATAGACAGCATTTTCAGTCCTCTTATTGGCCTCCATCTCATTGGAGGCCTTTTTTTTGGGGCCAAGGAATATTTTTGCTGTCTTTGACCAACAATTGGCTGGCTCATTCGCCTTACGATTAGATTAACAATGGATTTACACGATGATATTAAATCTAAACAGAATAATCGAGAGAGTGATACGGGCAGACCGGTCTCATTTTAAATTCTCTGATAAAATGGGGAAGCAGGGTTGTATGGCGGGCGATCGGTCAGCATCTGCCCCGGCTCCATTTATATGGAATTTTTGAATCAGGAAAACAGGATAATTACCAATTTAATTTAAACAAATAAGGAGAAAAGTATGAAAACATCAAGCAAAAGAGGTGATTCCGGATTGACAAAAGTGGATAATTTATTATCTTTTCAGGGAGCACACCGGAAAAAATCAAACGCCCTTTTGGCGAATTTAAAGTTTTTTTACAAAATACTTACTGGAGGAACAATCATGATTTCGAAGCGCTGTGGAGCAGTATTGTCGGCATTTCTGGTGTGCCTTGTATTGATGTCAATGGCACCCGATTATGCCGTAGGTCAATCTATTGATACTCTGTGGATTGAAAATTGGGAAGGCAACTGGGTTCCAGATTGGCATGTCGATTATGGAACATGGCAGGTAGGCGTTCCCACAAGTGGGCCTAATGCGGCCCATGATACTGCCATTGGCGGAACGAAATGCGCTGCAACTGTCTTGGCCGGGAACTACACTGAGGGTCAAAGTACGCGATTGATCAAGGATACGCGGTTTGTAGTTCCAGCGGCGTCGGAGAATCCGCGGTTACGGTTCTGGCATTGGTACCACTTCAATTCGGGCGATCGTGGATATGTTCAGGTTCGTGTGGCGGGTGACACGGTTTGGCAGACGTTGAAAGATGGCATCTACGGATTAAACGGTGATGCCGGGTATGGTCACTATTACAGTACATCGCGATGGACACGTCCGAAGCTTGACTTGATGGCATACGCTGGTAAGACGATAGAGTTATGTTTCTATTTTTATTCTAGTGATGCTAACGTGGCTCCTGGCTGGTATCTTGATGAGATTCTGGTAGAGACGGGCAACTATGTGTATAATGATCCGGAGGATTGGGAATCGGGGTTTGACGATTGGTATACCGATTTTGGGACTTGGGAGGTAGGCACTCCATCTGTAGTTGGTCCAAGCAGCGCCTATGAGGGGACGAAATGCGCAGCCACCATTTTGAACGGTAACTACTATGGCGTACATAGTAGTCGTCTGATCGGTCCGTCGTTTACGGTTCCAGCGGCGTCGGAGAATCCGCGGTTACGGTTCTGGCATTGGTATAGCTTCAATTCGGGAGACCAAGGCCAGGTCCAAGTGCGCGTAACGGGTGATACACTATGGAAACCTCTTGTATCGGGGACATTCACAGGCAATAGTAGCGGCGGCTGGACTAATCCTCCCCTTGATCTAATGGCATACGCTGGTAAGACGATAGAGTTATGTTTCTATTTTTATTCTAGTGATGCTAACGTGGCTCCTGGCTGGTACCTTGACTCCATTGTTATTGAGCCACCTCCTACTCCATGTCCTGCTATAGCTTGTCCGTCGAATCCGACTAATAAATCAATTTGCGCTCTCGGCGATGAGATTAATATTCCTATTCCAATTTCTTACTATAAAGCTGTAACAGTTACTCCATCAACAACCACATGGCAGAATGACACTCTCTTTTTTATCGCGGATCAAATAGGAGTCTATGATTTCACAATCATAGCGACAAATGATTCTTGCGCAGATACCTGTCACTTCACGGTAAATGTGAGTCTTAATGTCCCAATGCAGTTGGATATAAACAAACTGAGTTTCTCCACCACTGATACGGCTACTATTCCCCCGGCGGCGAAGAAAATTCATATCAATAGCTCCTGTTCGGATGGATCGTTAAACTGGCATCTTGGTAAAATAATCGGAGGTGATTGGCTTCAGATGAGTAAGACTTCTGGATCCAATCCGGATTCCGTTTCTATTTCGGTAAATCCCCATGGCTATACGCCGGGAATTTATAAGGGAAAGTTGGAATTCACGGCGGATAATTCCGCTAATTCTCCTATCCGCGTGCCGGTGACGATGTTTCTGGAATCGGGCACCGATGTCGGCGAGGATGTGGTTAAGCCGGGCGAGGTGGCCCAGATTCCGATAACCATTAATGCCACCAAGCCGTTGAAAGGTTTCACCATCCCCCTGCGTTATCATACTGATCAGTTGCAGTATATAACCCTCGATTCGATCAGCTTTGATACAAGCCTGATAGACAATATCATTTACCCGAATGACAGCGACATTATCTTTGAAAGGGTCGTTCAGGAACCGCCGCTTCCGGATAGTACCTACGAAATCGCTACGGCGTATTTCCGTGTCGCGTCGGGA
This window of the Candidatus Zixiibacteriota bacterium genome carries:
- a CDS encoding sigma-70 family RNA polymerase sigma factor produces the protein MSDAKLIKDYLKGDKNASNSIEKMIDLCLAEWRGKLGFHIDDIKSDVRYKLFNILIEGRFEQRSGLKFFIAQIANHTCIDYYRFNQKFTDSAIEDLDLPTKLFNPEQILEKKQLGRLIFRVLRLLPRECITLWRMHLNRDMSYSEIADNLGNGKSEENIKWRLWSCREKAKEIREMLLKKDKLS